AGGAAAGGGTGAATTGCATCATCAGACAAGATTTTAATGTATCCGTTGAGTTGTGGCTGACCGTACTGAACTCGtcaataaatgagccatgccatgggaaaaccaacatagtggctttgcgaccagcatggatccagaccagctgcgcatccgcgcagtctggtcaggatccatgctgttcgctaacagtttctccaattccaataggctttaaaagcgaacagcatggagcctgaccagactgcgcggatgcgcaggctggtctggatccatgctggtcgcatacccactatgttggttttcccatggcaggGCTCAAATGTGTGTAGCCTGATCTCTTTTGACCTAGGCAAAATGAAAATGTGTGTATGATACAGGAACTAGAGCTATAAGCGATCAATGAGATGATACTGTTTACATTCTAAACTGTTACtaaatcaacatattttatctccctttatttgtTTCCATCATCCCGGTGGGGTGGGGTGGGATAGTAAGCAGATAATGCAAGATAAAAACcgaaaattcactttaaacaaaTAGTCTGTCGGTCCCATTTGAGATATGACGTAACAAACGTTTGACCTTTAATACAGCGTCATCGATTCTGACGTTTTGATGTCGTAAACGGACATAGCAACATAGTTAACAACGCTACTGCACCAGACGGCAACTTtgtatttgttaagaaaaaaaaacagctttaaaaTGCACCCAGATAAACAATTCTGCGACAAGTAAGTAAAGTTTCTCATGTTGGTCATATCTTTGAAAAGTGCAATAATTATAGACTAAGGGCATAGAGTTTAGTCATACACTAGTAATAATTATTGTCTGAAAATATTTACTAGAATGAATCTTATTAGTTTCTCCAAGCACTAGTAAGAGTGACGGACCTAATTCGATACTCTTTAATTTctgacaaaaaacaaaaaatatatatataactaaacagtggaattttaaattgatttctaaAGCGACCAGATTGCTTGACCGCCGGCGCTAGCAGCTTTATCAAAGCAGGTCGTTTTAACGTTGATTCGGGTGACCCTAAAGAGAAAGAGTAGATCAACATGGCTGAAATGATTCAGTTCTATCGTTATTGAAAATGATTGATGGAATTTGTCCAAACACTTCTGCACAGTTCGGTTTGGAATACTTGCGCATATTTCACCTAATATGAACAATTATATCATGTTAaagtaaatgaaaagaaagaGGATCTAAGATAATGTTTGTCTAGAAATAGTTCGGTAAACTACATAGATTTATGTAGAAGAGCCAGCGTTTAGTTGTATGAACCTTTCATAAACCACATCTTACCCCTGAAATTACATGTGTGGTACAGTTTTGACATGATGAAGTTTCTGTCAAACAACAGACCATGCcagtacattaattttgtatattataaACTTACTGAATGGCTTTCCGGTGAGTAGTCAACACTATTGCCGAGGTTGAAAGGGTGCACTGTTACAtgacataaaatatgttttttcatATTCTTTTCTTCAGTTTTTGACGTTTAGTTTGAACTACAGAGCGGGAAATAGCACAAACTGTAAGGAGTCATGTAATCAAACATTACATTGTCTTAACGACTAGTTGCAAAAACTTGTCAAATAATATTctttgatgaaacaaaacaaaaatatgtaccTTTTAATATAGAAGTTATGCAGCCAAACGTCAACAATAATTCGttctcatatattttaatttcaaatttaataaaatatgcgCTGTTTTAGACGATAAATaaaattcagtgttgttatatgttgTCCTTGGGGTCATGGAGTCCATCCGATATACATATATCTGGCTGCGTTCTTTCTTCCATAGGATTAAGTATATACTTTATTATGCTCCATAGTTAAATAAAACCAACTTATTTAAGTGATCTTCCATAACACCACACACTTAGAACGGGAAATTAGCCAGGGATCACACCCTTTGTATATTTTTATGTCTAACTGTTAAGATTTAAATACTACTGACAGAGTAAGGACCATTCTATAACAACTGTTAACGTTATACGCGGCCCGCTGTAGTTACATGTAAGTTATATTCAACTCTGTTTCATTGTCTAATGAATGCTATAATATAACATAAAGCTAATATTTAAACAGCAGTGTTGCACCTTAGATTGGTAGCGAcgcgttttggtagtcactaccaaaacgTGTTACACTCAACGAAATTTGGTAGTTTACAGAAttgtagtaccaaaatgcgtcggatatgtacacatccaacggaaaacggtattaataaaaatcttatgatttgcaaaaaaagaagatattttgcgACAAAtcgacaatattatttcaaagagtgtcatgatggaacttaaccactcatccgaccttgacctttcaatcttgaaaacatattcagtcaagcaggaccattggaacacacgtgagtctaactttgacatatatcgagagatattgaaggaacttggcGCAACTGTttaccacaattatttgatgcgtcggaCGCATGACCCGACCCtgggacaggtttcacaaacgctCATAAGTATAGACTGAGGTTAATATTCTAGCGATTCACGAGAATGGTCACATAAGACGGTctgtataatacctttaaaagtatatgcaagatAGACATGCAACATTTATCCACCAAAATTCTTTAGAAgttttcaatgttgtttaatatagtgaagtgaaatgcaattaaataatcaAATCCCGTTGTGAATTTAATTCCGAGGGTTACCGATTAATTTATTCACCGAGAGTTATCGAGGTTGGTCGAGTAAATATCAAGCACTTGTATATTTGTATACCAGGCATAACTTTCTCGTATTTTCACCTGGTGCTGGAAAAAACTTTACGTACACCCCGGGGAGTAGGACTGCCGTTCGACTGAATGCACAAATGTAAACTCCTGAATTGTTacatctattttaaatttgagGTTCAGTTGCACATTAGCTAAGTGTCTTTCCACTACTCGAATAAATGTTGGTATCTTGGAAACATGAGCCTTATTATAATAACTGAATATTCAGGATAAATACTTTATGCGACTTGGAACGAGAACCATATATCACATTAGGACCTTCACAGATGTGGCGTCGGTGCCAGCGTCCAAGTTGGCGTCCGCTTATAAATTTACATGTAATCAGATCCTTCGCCGGACAGAGAATACAGAAAGTTTAGCActagagagtgcagatccttcgccagagaatagtgattcagtgccagagagaacagatccttcgtcagagaatactgaaagtttagcaccagagagtgcagatccttcgccaaagaatactgaaagtttagcgcTAGAGattgcagatccttcgccagagaatactgattctgtgccagagagaacagatccttcgccagagaatactgaaagtttagcaccAGAGAGCACAGATCCTttgccagagaatactgaaagtttatctccagagagtgcagatccttcgccagagaatactgaaagtttagcgccagagagtgcagatccttcgctagagaatactgattcagtgccagagagaacagatccttcgccagagaatactgattctgtgccagagagaacagatccttcgccagagaatactgaaagtttagcgccagagagtgcagatccttcgccagagaatactgattctgtgccagagagaacagatcattcgccagagaatactgaaagtttagcgcCAGAACGTACAGATTCTCTTGATCCTCAGATAAAGTGTACCGATCCTCAGCCAGAGAATACAGATTATCAGCCGGATACTTTAACTTTGCTACGATTAGTTGAGAGACAGCGTCATAGGAATAAAAAATTGCGTACTCCTTCTATATTTCGCTTTGATATGCTACCATTGCACGTACAAATTCAAATAGTGAAAATTTGTCTTGAGGAGAATCCATCAAATacgatttgttttaaataaagtagAGCATTTTTGAGAAATGATTAAGTTAACAGGAATTCTCAGACCCAGCATCTACCTTTCCAAAGGCATAGTAGAGGAAGTCCCGCAAAGAATCACCGTTCGGAGGATTCTTTTAAAATGTGGAAGAAATAGcggttaattttagaaataaaaaatgtgataaaggaaccaagatggtCAAATACACTAGTCTTTGTTCAGTCTAACGcaatttggtagtgactaccaaaactcggccgaactttggtagtgactaccaaaactcggccgcaCTTTGGTAGTGATACCAAACCTCGACCGAATTTTGGTAGGTCTACCAATAATGCGTTGCTAAACCATTATTGGGCCGGTAATTGAACGCATTTGTAGTTCCGTCTACATCAGGGGCTGGCTCATTTTATGATACACACCGAAAGAGGTAAAAGGGGAATTGCAACCCAAAACTGTTGAATTCTGAGCGTGCATGCATAAGGAGTCTTAACTACCTAAACGAAATCAGAACTACGATTTATtacatattattttcatgttgttttgagGAATCTTATACGAAGTTTACTTCGCATAAGATAATTGttcgtcatcattattttcaTCCTCAATTCATCACCAATCATCATTTTCATATCTTTgtttcattatcatcattatcatcacttCCATTAACGTCATCATACAGGCGTCATCAACCAttgattaaattttattgaaattaaacaatttcacTAACATAAGCAAAAATAACGTTACTttgattacaaaacatttaaataattgtaGGGTATGCACTGTCAAGTTTAAGTATTAAAATGGATGCAAAAACACAATCAGAATATTAATAGAAATTAGGAAAATGCTGATcagtattaatatattttattctatggAATTATCCATTTTTACAcatatattttgatacaaaacatttaaacattgcaGGGTAAGACCATGCAAAGCTAAGGAAACTTTAGTTTTTGCTGTTGGTTATCAAACTTGCGCGAGAATATTGCctattaatattctgaccaatttggtGAACATTAAAAgaagtttggtgaacatcggaCAAAAACTTCTCCGTAAGAGGGCGGAATTGTTCAAACATTCACAGTTCTGAGTTATTCGAGGGACATACCTCCAATGACAGATGATCTGACTGGTTATAGATCTTGACCAAGATATAATGCAAATCAGCATACTGAACCAATTTGGTGGATATTGGATAGATTGCTCAATTTTAAGAGTGAGACGCTGCCAATACTTGCAATTTTGAGCAATTTAAACGGGCGAAACTCTAAACTACTGGACGATCCGGCTGATATCGAACTTGTCCAGATGTCAACATTCTGAACCTAAGTCTATAGAAATTGATAAAAATGCTCAAGTTAGATAGCGAACACTTTTGGAGTCTACCCGCCCACCGCAGGTGTTCTCACAATGCGTTCGTAAACAATGAAGAAAGAGCCAAAATCTACGATAAATATTAAGAGAAAATCATTCGCATATATGTAcattaaataaatagatacatgACCCTTGTATACCTCATTGCAAATTGCATGACAAGCTTTCAtttctgagtaaatttatatatttcttacccatctaacacacagaacccaccatttccatGTGTTGCCCGAGGAGGACCCAAAATACCACTCGCATGTAGAcaccaaataaaaataaaaatctaacgACGGAGAATTCAGTTTTTGGAAAATGAGTCAAGTAAGCCCAGGCCCACATTCTACCATTTttttacgttgtgtttcaaagatatatgtGGTGGGCTCTCGAACCCCctcacctttaaagagaaaaaaccCTTTTTGCCGGTAATATTTATCGGAGACCCCTTAACACGCAcaaaattcaccatttatgtttatgtaggatgttttaaaaaaaacattttggagGAGGACCCACGTGCCTTCCTCACAGGCCCCTTTCACACtctcaggaatctacattttggttgttttatacgaaaactatatatCGGGAGAGAAATTCCGAACACCCTCTCTGACCATTTTTATGAAGCATTCACTCCTTTTATCTTTCTCTTTTATGCGTAATGCAAAAAATGAGCTCAGTCCCCGGTGCAGAAAAAAACTACCAAAAcacgttccattccatgatccttaacacatcatatgtaccatTGCAAcgtattttgtcgctaccaaaactcggccgaattttggtagtgactaccaaaacgcgttgctaccattttgaggtgtaacacaGCAGCATTTGTACGCGTATTCGTATACAAGCAACCGTTTGTGAGCTACTTATATTCATCTTTGTTAATGTAAGGCTTTCAATATATATTCATGTCTGCAAAATTCCAAGTGAGGGGGACAGCCTTTGCTCTCCGTATATGACACACATTACTAAATTTGCGGATGAAACTTTTTCTTACCGCTCAAGTCATTTCAGCAACATCTTAGGGTAATACAAACACATTCAATGCAACTTTTCAACGGCTGATCAACAGGACACATCAATGCAAAAATGCTACCAAATATACGAGAGAGAGCTTCTTTTCGGTTGTTAAAAGTACAACTTCGCCTCTTCGGACATGTAAGCAAATACAAAGGATGCAAAAAAGAAACATAGACTTAGAGGGGATGAATCTTATGAGTGTCTGTATGTGCGCCTTAATGTTTGCGGATGGGGTTGGATGAATAGAAGGGATGAGAGTGTGTAAGAGATACCATGCTCCATGAAGTGGAAGCTGTGCTACATCGTTACTGAGACGATTAGAGGTAAAATGACCAAAAACAAGCTTGCTTTTAGGGGCCGTAAGGGAAGTTATCCTAGGTTAACCTGACCACTGGAATATCCAAACAAAAAAGACTGTCTTTCCTCCGACTAAGACCCATAAGTCCCCATGTGAGTTTAATGATAATAGGGACGTAGTTAAACACACAGTGGAACTGAAAACTGTGTCCTTTAACCATCACTGTTACAATATATGATCAAGGTGACCTTCACTTTAAGGTACTAAAGATGCATACCGCTAGCAAGATCAATCCGTACGtacgggtgttgatttgttctagAAATTAGGAAGACATAGTTGAATACGGTGTCGTACAATTACAAATTTTGACCCCAGTGACTTTGTACTAAGGAGTAGCTGACCCTACAATTAAAAGTGTATATATGTGCCTTACAAAACCGAATCCTTGAGTGAGGTTCTATGTCAATCAGAGTAGTAGTTAATCTCATCCTGAAAGCAACGGTGACATGGTGGCgagtacatttaaatttttaaaaagtcaaatttcCACCGTATATatctaaataatagaaaaaaaccgGAACAGGCGTAACTTAGAACGTTTGTCTATTTTGCACAGAATTTTTCCGTGTGTCCTAAGTACGGCGAGAACACGTTTGATCATGTCTTACCTGATACAATGACCGTCAGAATCAAGTAATTCGTCAAAGGACTCCTTCTGAACACAAAGTATCCGTATTTCTATggaattatttaagtttttttcttacttataggTGAAACCTTAACACAACTCCTTTCTGAGTGGATCGCTACACAACGAATAAAAGTTGATATCATCCTGTTTCTATTTTTCCCAGCTTTACTCCTTACAAATGTGTCGTTTTTACTTCGTATCAATTTCGTTTTACTATCACGATACTAGTATTTTTACGCACCTATAATgctttacaaatatattatttatggAGGAAAAGtgtgtgtatatatttaaaaaagtttcaagtttatttcattttcatctaGAAGGTCTTAGATGTGGCATAAACAACAATATAGACAAATATGACGACAAATCTTcaaataatatcatcataaaaCAAGTACATACCTAATGTCCACATGATTTCAAGTCAATTACAACACAAAAAGTTACAAGGCCACATTCATTCTCATAGTTAGGTCATTTTTTACAAAGGATTATTGATAGCACAAAATACTTAATTGATTAACCTTTAGCTTaatggcggcaagttattctgcctttgcgaccagtgcagaccaagatcagactgcacatccatgcaggctgatcatggtctgcactgttcgctattcagtcagtacatttacAGTGAACAccacttcaaataataaatagtattgtccAAATAtgagtgatggaccagtccattttagaaatttagcagggtaagggttaaatatataTCCACATTCATATCAATCATTTCTGTCGATCTAGTAATTCTGaatgaattataaaattattttttctggtgTTCATACATGCATAAACACTGTCTATTAACGCACCCAGTGAATAAAGCCCCGAAGACACTAGGCGAACTTCGTTATCATGTTAGTTAGTGACGTAACAATGTTGTGACGTATCAACGTCAGTAACGTCATTGACGTACATAGCAACACTGCTGCGGCTTCTGTTATATTTGGAGAAACGTTTTTTATGATTTGACAGCAAATATGCACTTTAACAATAAATACCGTGACAAGTAAGTACAATTTGGTTGCATTTagcaataaaatatatgtaatcatcttcaaagtttataaaaaaaataaggaGTTAAGAAATTCTCCTTTCACTGCTTGTCATTCATGATTACTACTATTATCAGTGTGGTGCTTTTTAAGACGTTTCTCACATTCTGTATgctctctaccaaaattattttgaatgaaaaatatatgaaaggcTTTAAATCAGCATCAAATGCAGTACTTTTCGCATTTGTCAACTGTATAGAAATACAAGCACTGTTGAATGGATAATTTAAGGTTATACAAACACTTTTGTTGACCGGTTAGGAAATAGGTAGCTATATAGAAACTGAAAtaagaaatggaaaaaaatcagTAACAAAGGATAAATCAGCAAGAGAAAAGTGATTCAATAACTTAagattttacagaatttatttaaagaaagaatCACATAAAGACATATTCTAAGAATAATTCTTAAATCATAAATGTAAATCTTAAGTTTCAATATGACTTTCTGCAAGAAAAACATCGGCATCTATAAAAATGTTTATCGAATTGAAAAAGGTACGTTCAAATACCACAGTCATTTTTGACAAGCaagatattaaaacaaacaacatacTATTTGTTGATTCACACAAATGTCAAATCAGCCAAATAAACACTCGCTTTTAAAAAGGATGAAAATGAATCTACAACGGATTTTCTACGGAATGGTAACCTAGTATAACAAAATgatctttttatatataatttgtgtGATATTTTGGTAATACAATATCAGTATGTGTAGTCATATTTTTTATTgctaaagaaatgttaaaatttcatttttcactactTTAATAGAGTAACTGCGTCTTTCAGAAAATTTCATCCATCCATGTTCCTTTAGCATTTCATATTTGCTGGTTTCCATTACACGTTTTGGGAAAAGGAAACCAGACAATTTTATTAAACATTCGAAATGAGATTTATACGAAAGACTGGTAATGTCTTTATGATTCACAACTTCAcatcttgaaattttgaagtacgaaatcatgaattatacaaTTCCCCAGTCCACTGGTCTTCCGTAGCATAGTTGACTCGTCTTCCGTAGATTTATCTGAAGGTTAGGCCGAATCACATCAGCTAAGAATTACTTCGTCGAATATTCTAAGTAATGCCGCTATCTGTTGCTTATTTTCAGCTATTCGTTGTCACCACAACTTAGCAACAGGAGTGATCCAAAATCAATGCTAGATGGCGGCGGAGACTTCACTGAGGATAACGTATTATCATCAGCCCAAAGGTCTTCTAAAACCAACCTCTTCGGTGGTACACGTACACACGGCCCTTCATTCAGCGACGGTAAGTATATAAATTCTTCTTTTCCCCATGCATGGATcatcataacaaaattttcagAAGTTTTAGTATAATCCTATGCACAAACGTAACGAAACAAATATATCTGCTTTTTTCGAAAACCTATTTTTTGGCCAGGGCACAGGGTTTACAAATTATCTACAAGCGTAACTTGTTGGTATCAAGGACGTAAATTCGCAGCTGTTTACGTCCTTGTTGGTATACCAGTATATGAACATATGAATATATAGATCAGTTTTATCAATTTCTTAAGAACACAGTAGAACAGCAAACTAAATGCATAAATCTTGTAATTGTATTGACCTTGAACTTTTGTAGATCCGACTGAGTGGAACAAGGCAGATTATGAGTACAACATCAACTTTCTGTATGACTACATGGTCAGCCAGAAAAGATACATGAAACATGAAAACGAGAAGTACGCCAGGAATAAAGAGTATGCCATTTTTTCAGATTTATtcattgttgtttattatttacattaataaataaCAACAATTTCACATGCACAAACAACAAGCAAAATGGCCGAGAAATATTGTAAACCAAGTAaactttaaatatgtatttatcttTGATAATTGCTGAAAAGAAAGcagtaaaatgtgtaaaaatattaTCTTCAAGAGGGTAAAGTGTAAGAGAATGTGCACATACATAATTACGAAATTAATATAATTTTCTTTAGAATGTTTCCAGTGTCGTTATAGGCCGTCAATAGTACGAAAGTTATTTTAACAATCTTGAACTAAGATCTTCTATTAGCGGGAGTTATATCTGCAGCGAACTGTGTGTTATGGAACTGATACTCTCCTCCCCAAAACTGTATAAACATAAATCGTATAATAAGTATTTGATTTTTACATCTTCAGACTCCTTGCCAATATGAAAACTACGCGCCAACAAGAATATGATAATTCTGTGCGGAAGACATCCGAAACCAAGCGTCTAATGAGCGAGATCGAAGGCTATGAGTTGCAGATAAAGCACCACACTACTTTGGGCGCCTGCAGCAAAATCAGGTACCTGGCAGAAGATAAACTCAACAGGGATCTCAAAGAGCAGAAAAAGAGGCTTCTTAGAGAAAAAGAATTCCAGCTGAGAAAACAGACCGAAGAAGGAATCTTGCCATATGTCATTGAGAAGCATGAATCAGCCAAGCAGTTACTTGAGACAGAGCAAGACAGAAGAAAGCGTCTGCAGCAGAAGGCTCAGTGGTATGACACAGAAATTGCAGCCATTCATGAAGTTTTAggacaaaatgaaaacaagaaaatcaGAAAAGAGGGCATACCTATGGAAACCGAAAATGGAAACACATGTTTAGTTCAGAATAAAGTTGCTAACAGCTGCAGTAATAACATTGCTAGCTTCTTACCGGAAATCAATACAGGGAAGAATAATATGGTAACCCTTAAACCTGTTgaagaaaatgtcaaatttattcGGGATCAAGGTAATTACAGTCAGTCTGTACAGGAAGCAAACCCACATGGACATGTACCTCACCTCCCTCCAGTTACAAACGCACATACATATGTGTCCCACCCACCAACAGTTGCAACAACACATGaacatgtaccccacccaccaacTGCTGCAACCACTGAGAGCTATGTACCAAAGCCACCATCGGAGAAGAAGGATGGACGGCTCAAGAAATTCTACAGAAAAATTAGGAATGTCATTAAATGAActattttacttcaaatataaGTTTACAATTATGTGTTATTTGTATAATGGGTTTATAGAgatttatatttcagtaaaattagATCACATAGTATATAAAATCATTTGGATGATCGACAATTTGTGAATAAATTACCGAAGTacggaaaatacattttttatattttttgtttcggTATTAATTGTGACGGAAAATATATGCATACGATGGTGCAATATTCCCATGCCCGATTTTTCTATGCTTTACTCTGTCCATTGTGGTAGAAAATGTCGGTGATTGTTTGCCATCCTCGCACAACCCTAATTTGACTTCAAACGCTCATACCGAGACGGGGCGTTTCAAAATGTGAAGTCTTTTGTAACGAAGACAAGCATAGCCTTTTCTAACAAGACCTGTAAACAGCACATACCTTCCTGCAAAGGCAAACGTTTTCTCCGACTAATTCTGTTCCATAGTCATCTACCTGCTCAAGATTAGTGGTAGCAGTAGAAACAGCAGCAGTAGAGGTAATCATTAGTAGCAGTATCAGTAGCATTAGAAGCAGTATCAGCagtatcatcagcagcagcagcagcagtagtagtaatagtagtagaagtagtagtaggcAGCTACAGCAGTATGATTAATAGCAGACGCAGTAACGGAAGTCGGTGTGacagaagcagtagcagcagtggTAGAAACATGAGCATCTATAGTAGTCCTAACTTACAGTTCATGagcagtatataaaatatatatatataaaaaaagattcCGTCTGATCCCAGGATCACATCACATAGATCGTGTGCCCCCAAGCAAACCACCTATAAGATTACATATAACTGTAAAATGAGTATAAGAACAAATTATAATTAAGATTTCCTACGCTGCGTCTTCTTGAATTATTTGAAACGTTCAGAGTACATAAAAGAGAATATTTTGTACTAGTATTCCCACTACAACAATGCTTGATATTGGACTTAAAGCTAGAGATATATATTTAATTAGACAGAGAAAATCTGATATTGAAGATGCAGTTTTATGCAATATAAGATTAAGAACACTATATACAATAGCTTCAATTTCTTATACGCCTTATACGCGAACAGTAAGACAAGTGACTGTCGGATATCTAAACAATTCAGGAATTATTATAgttcagacagacagacagacagacagagctCGATCATGGAGTTTGAACCACTTCTTACAGAATACCTGGTAAGCTTAAAATATTTGTACTATTCTCAATGTtaacttttcaataaaaaggataCATTCAAAAGTCATAGTTCGAAACCTCGTTTGGGATGTAGAACTTTTAtatgtgaggatgccatccagctggcttgcgaaaggtcggtggttctaccagaTGTCCACCCGTGTCTGAAATAAtactgggggtgggggtgggggtggaggggggcaCTGGTGGTCCTCGTGATAAGT
The Mercenaria mercenaria strain notata chromosome 10, MADL_Memer_1, whole genome shotgun sequence genome window above contains:
- the LOC123561522 gene encoding uncharacterized protein LOC123561522 isoform X2, whose protein sequence is MHPDKQFCDNYSLSPQLSNRSDPKSMLDGGGDFTEDNVLSSAQRSSKTNLFGGTRTHGPSFSDDPTEWNKADYEYNINFLYDYMVSQKRYMKHENEKYARNKELLANMKTTRQQEYDNSVRKTSETKRLMSEIEGYELQIKHHTTLGACSKIRYLAEDKLNRDLKEQKKRLLREKEFQLRKQTEEGILPYVIEKHESAKQLLETEQDRRKRLQQKAQWYDTEIAAIHEVLGQNENKKIRKEGIPMETENGNTCLVQNKVANSCSNNIASFLPEINTGKNNMVTLKPVEENVKFIRDQGNYSQSVQEANPHGHVPHLPPVTNAHTYVSHPPTVATTHEHVPHPPTAATTESYVPKPPSEKKDGRLKKFYRKIRNVIK
- the LOC123561522 gene encoding uncharacterized protein LOC123561522 isoform X1, with translation MHFNNKYRDNYSLSPQLSNRSDPKSMLDGGGDFTEDNVLSSAQRSSKTNLFGGTRTHGPSFSDDPTEWNKADYEYNINFLYDYMVSQKRYMKHENEKYARNKELLANMKTTRQQEYDNSVRKTSETKRLMSEIEGYELQIKHHTTLGACSKIRYLAEDKLNRDLKEQKKRLLREKEFQLRKQTEEGILPYVIEKHESAKQLLETEQDRRKRLQQKAQWYDTEIAAIHEVLGQNENKKIRKEGIPMETENGNTCLVQNKVANSCSNNIASFLPEINTGKNNMVTLKPVEENVKFIRDQGNYSQSVQEANPHGHVPHLPPVTNAHTYVSHPPTVATTHEHVPHPPTAATTESYVPKPPSEKKDGRLKKFYRKIRNVIK